From Paludisphaera rhizosphaerae:
CTGGCCGTCCTCGTTTTGAGCGTGTCGTCGCGGGTCGTCGCCGAGGAGCCCGCGCCGTCGCGGACGCTGCTGGCGATCTCGAAGACCGACCACATGCTGGCGATCCTGGACCCGGCCGACCTGAAGGTCCTGGCGCGCGTTCCCGTGGGGCCGGATCCGCACGAGGTCGTCGCCTCGGCGGATGGGAAGACGGCCTACGTCTCCAACACGGGGGGCGGCTTCCTGCACCAGATCGACGTGATCGATCTGACGGCCCGGAAGGCGCTCTCGAGCCTCGACACCGGGCCTCTGATTGGGCCGCACGGCCTGGCGTACGTCGGCGGCAAGCTCTGGTTCACGGCGCAGGGGGCGAAGTCCGTGGGCCGGTACGATCCGGCCTCGGGCCGCTTTGACTGGGCGCTGGGGACGGGCCAGGACCGGACGCACATGATCCACGTCGCCGCCGACGGCAAGCGGATCTACACGACCAATGTGGGTTCGGACACCGTCAGCATCCTGGACAACCTGCTGCTCCAGCCCTCGGTCCCGCCGACGGGGGTGCTCCCCGCGAACGCCCAGGCCCACATGGACTGGGTCCAGACGCTGGTGCCGGTCGTGAAGGCCTCGGAGGGCTTCGACGTCTCGCCCGACGGCCGGCAGCTCTGGACGGCGAGCCCCGAGGGGATGCTCTCGGTCGTCGACACGGCCGCGGGGAAGGCGGTCGCCACGATCCACGCCGAACTCCCCGGCGCCCATCGCCTGGCGTTCACCCCGGACGGCCTCCGCGTGC
This genomic window contains:
- a CDS encoding YncE family protein, giving the protein MRFRFVKGLAVLVLSVSSRVVAEEPAPSRTLLAISKTDHMLAILDPADLKVLARVPVGPDPHEVVASADGKTAYVSNTGGGFLHQIDVIDLTARKALSSLDTGPLIGPHGLAYVGGKLWFTAQGAKSVGRYDPASGRFDWALGTGQDRTHMIHVAADGKRIYTTNVGSDTVSILDNLLLQPSVPPTGVLPANAQAHMDWVQTLVPVVKASEGFDVSPDGRQLWTASPEGMLSVVDTAAGKAVATIHAELPGAHRLAFTPDGLRVLVVSVRTGEGVFVEVATHRVIKRLKVGRGAAMLMDPVGDRAFVSCTPDNDAAVVDLKTMEVARRLDVGGRPDGMAWAVRPPSR